One part of the Thermococcus radiotolerans genome encodes these proteins:
- a CDS encoding DUF4350 domain-containing protein, translating into MRKAAIILAVFVFFGVFGFAMASATTIGVDLSHGESDKGLAVLTDKEGNVLAEGMIKTITDVNWVYIGDPALADQLGIQSVGEKITADALKDVDFLIIGQPSQPFSNDEIKALEDWWNQGGKILWIAADSDYGDGKDRIDYADSVLDALGVHLRVDQASVEDATSNAGAGYRVVGLVNPEANTPNKDMLTKDLANGGKVLFHGPGVVAYVDDEGNWKTLPAGGGIENVYVIVTSSGDGQIVENTDPAAQAYTAGSTGQFPLMAVEVFPDKKNVLIVSGETPYGGYEPMWSPTYHGVDLDGPQFVTNFIHWTIDLQQSLGKEEGGGGSTCGPAALVGLALIPLALYRRKR; encoded by the coding sequence ATGAGGAAGGCTGCAATAATACTTGCGGTGTTTGTTTTCTTTGGAGTGTTTGGATTTGCCATGGCCAGTGCCACCACCATCGGTGTTGACCTCTCCCATGGTGAAAGCGACAAGGGCCTGGCAGTGCTGACGGACAAGGAGGGCAATGTCCTCGCCGAAGGAATGATCAAGACCATAACGGATGTCAACTGGGTTTACATCGGTGACCCCGCTCTCGCGGACCAGCTCGGAATACAGAGCGTCGGCGAGAAGATAACCGCCGATGCCCTCAAGGACGTTGACTTCCTTATCATCGGCCAGCCCAGCCAGCCCTTCAGCAACGACGAGATAAAGGCCCTGGAGGACTGGTGGAACCAGGGGGGAAAGATTCTCTGGATCGCCGCCGACAGCGACTACGGCGATGGTAAGGACAGGATTGACTACGCCGACTCGGTTCTCGACGCCCTTGGAGTTCACCTCAGGGTTGACCAGGCTTCCGTTGAGGACGCCACCAGCAACGCTGGCGCTGGATACCGTGTAGTTGGACTCGTTAACCCCGAGGCCAACACCCCGAACAAGGACATGCTCACAAAGGACCTCGCCAACGGTGGCAAGGTTCTCTTCCACGGCCCGGGTGTCGTCGCCTACGTTGACGACGAGGGCAACTGGAAGACGCTCCCTGCTGGAGGGGGCATTGAGAACGTCTACGTCATCGTCACCAGCAGCGGCGACGGTCAGATAGTTGAGAACACCGACCCTGCCGCCCAGGCCTACACTGCCGGTTCAACCGGCCAGTTCCCGCTCATGGCGGTTGAGGTCTTCCCGGACAAGAAGAACGTCCTCATCGTCAGCGGTGAGACCCCCTACGGCGGCTACGAGCCCATGTGGAGCCCGACCTACCACGGCGTTGACCTCGACGGCCCGCAGTTCGTCACCAACTTCATCCACTGGACCATTGACCTCCAGCAGAGCCTCGGCAAGGAAGAGGGTGGAGGCGGAAGCACCTGCGGTCCGGCCGCTCTCGTCGGACTCGCCCTCATACCGCTCGCCCTCTACAGGAGGAAGAGGTGA
- a CDS encoding ABC transporter permease, whose protein sequence is MKVSKWSENLFGTPIFDPVVTASFMFPLLYLVAFLIIPVLTMLAVAFEYNGHFSFHWFTSILTSDYYISFRPTGEFYRLITMPNGEQIYYVQGVDFGVILNSLLVSISVMILTTILGTIFAFVMARYDFPGKNIVRILLFVPLLVTPFVNVFIVKKMFLPNGLINWLFFDMLHLFPHRIVIDGLVGVIVAQTMTYYPIVYLNAYASFINIDPTLEEQAENLGSSSFHLFRTVTFPLALPGIAAGATLVGIFSLEDLAAPIVFQGNALARKLMSFQIYSAFTSGFNVGSPQLAALALIMLTIAILMFLGIRKYVSLRQYAMLSKGGRWKPRVAKPKGWQAVLIYLVVLPMLLISIFPQVGVVLLAFSESWSGTWPQGFTTAHIQSIITQPDIERVIMNSVMYSTAAIIVILLLSLTASYASSRFKKSKLGPVLDSLSTIPIAVPGIVIAMSYFFFFAKVFPDTPLDPTNLLGFNPAMVLVLAYSIRRLPFAARSISAGIQQVHVSLEEAALNLGAGRWKALTGILMPLILLNLLGGAMLSFVYCMSETSVGITLGSINPEYYPITARMVELMTSAVGSANLAAALGVFLMTVQIIAIVLANVITKQRYSFIGLT, encoded by the coding sequence ATGAAGGTTAGCAAGTGGAGCGAGAATCTCTTTGGGACGCCAATCTTCGACCCTGTTGTGACAGCGTCATTCATGTTCCCACTCCTCTACCTGGTGGCATTCCTGATAATCCCCGTGCTGACGATGCTGGCGGTGGCCTTCGAGTACAACGGCCACTTCTCATTCCACTGGTTCACCAGTATCCTGACGTCGGACTATTATATCAGCTTCAGACCGACGGGAGAATTCTACAGACTCATCACGATGCCCAACGGAGAGCAGATATACTACGTGCAGGGCGTCGACTTTGGAGTCATCTTGAATTCCCTGCTCGTCTCAATAAGCGTCATGATACTGACGACGATTCTCGGAACGATATTCGCCTTCGTCATGGCCCGCTACGACTTTCCGGGCAAGAACATCGTTAGAATTCTGCTCTTCGTTCCCCTCCTCGTCACACCCTTCGTCAACGTCTTCATCGTCAAGAAGATGTTCCTCCCCAACGGCCTCATCAACTGGCTGTTCTTCGACATGCTTCACCTGTTCCCGCACAGGATCGTCATCGACGGCCTAGTCGGTGTTATAGTCGCCCAGACCATGACCTACTACCCGATAGTCTACCTCAACGCCTACGCTAGCTTTATCAACATCGACCCCACCCTCGAGGAGCAGGCCGAGAACCTCGGAAGTAGCAGCTTTCACCTCTTCAGAACGGTCACCTTCCCGCTTGCCCTTCCGGGAATAGCGGCCGGTGCAACCCTCGTCGGCATCTTCAGCCTTGAGGACCTCGCCGCGCCGATAGTCTTCCAGGGCAACGCCCTTGCCAGAAAGCTCATGTCCTTCCAGATTTACAGCGCATTCACCAGCGGTTTCAACGTGGGCAGTCCACAGCTCGCCGCCCTCGCGCTCATAATGCTCACCATCGCCATCCTGATGTTCCTTGGAATCAGGAAGTACGTCAGCCTGCGCCAGTACGCGATGCTCAGCAAGGGTGGAAGGTGGAAGCCCCGCGTGGCCAAGCCCAAGGGCTGGCAGGCAGTTCTCATATACCTCGTCGTCCTCCCGATGCTCCTCATCTCAATATTCCCGCAGGTGGGTGTGGTTCTCCTCGCCTTCAGTGAGAGCTGGTCCGGAACGTGGCCACAGGGCTTCACGACGGCACACATACAGAGCATCATCACGCAGCCGGACATCGAGAGGGTCATCATGAACAGCGTTATGTATTCTACGGCAGCGATAATCGTCATCCTTCTGCTCTCGCTCACGGCATCCTACGCCTCCAGCAGGTTCAAGAAGAGCAAGCTCGGTCCGGTCCTCGACAGCCTCTCGACCATCCCGATAGCGGTTCCAGGTATCGTCATAGCCATGAGCTATTTCTTCTTCTTCGCCAAGGTGTTCCCGGACACGCCACTCGACCCCACCAACCTGCTCGGCTTCAACCCGGCGATGGTCTTGGTGCTGGCCTACTCCATAAGGCGTCTGCCCTTCGCGGCGCGCTCCATCTCCGCCGGAATCCAGCAGGTGCACGTGTCCCTCGAGGAGGCGGCGCTCAACCTCGGCGCCGGAAGGTGGAAGGCACTCACAGGAATCCTCATGCCGCTGATACTCCTGAACCTCCTGGGCGGCGCGATGCTGAGCTTCGTCTACTGTATGAGCGAGACCAGCGTCGGCATCACGCTCGGTTCAATAAACCCGGAGTACTACCCGATAACCGCCAGAATGGTCGAGCTGATGACGAGTGCCGTCGGAAGCGCTAATCTAGCGGCCGCGCTCGGTGTCTTCCTCATGACCGTGCAGATCATAGCCATAGTCCTCGCCAACGTGATAACCAAGCAGAGGTACTCATTCATAGGTCTCACATGA
- a CDS encoding ABC transporter substrate-binding protein, whose amino-acid sequence MKKWASLGLILLLAISVVASGCISGGGGESSGITLVIVTRHDATIQYMAKQAFLKSEIAKQYNIEDLKFIKVPESLWPSYIEKGADVGWGGGPTLFDDLYKAGYLAPITDEKVLGLVGNQIPTQLAGMPMIRKEGDNVYWIAAALSSFGFTINKAQLKKWNLPVPEKWEDVASEQWALNPPQYGIADPTRSTSNTRIYQIIVQAFGWDQGWRIMTLIAANSKIYMQSDAVRDAVINGEIAAGNTIDFYGYTAMQQNPDCQYIVPKGESIINGDPIALLKNAQHPEAAQAFIYWVLTEGQAVWMSPDVNRLPINPNIFDMKITKTYADVIFKGQHEGETYGQVRPALKKAYQDAINAEGIPFDDKRALETVSALQYYFKATLVDPNQKLHDAWVAIVQAYKDGKITKEQFEQLKEELTAPIQFKDPETGQMVTFTEEYAKKINDKITKDRNFQDQLVQEWRQAAGNKYDKVLQDLQSMTG is encoded by the coding sequence ATGAAGAAATGGGCCTCCCTTGGTCTTATCCTGCTTCTTGCCATCAGTGTTGTGGCCAGCGGCTGCATCAGTGGCGGCGGTGGCGAAAGCAGCGGCATAACCCTTGTTATCGTCACCAGACACGATGCCACCATACAGTACATGGCCAAGCAGGCATTCCTCAAGAGCGAGATCGCGAAGCAGTACAACATCGAGGACCTCAAGTTCATCAAGGTTCCGGAGAGCCTCTGGCCAAGCTACATCGAGAAGGGCGCCGACGTCGGCTGGGGCGGAGGTCCGACCCTATTCGACGACCTCTACAAGGCCGGCTACCTCGCACCGATAACGGACGAGAAGGTTCTCGGTCTCGTAGGCAACCAGATTCCAACCCAGCTCGCCGGAATGCCCATGATAAGGAAGGAAGGCGACAACGTATACTGGATAGCCGCCGCGCTCTCATCGTTCGGATTCACGATCAACAAGGCACAGCTCAAGAAGTGGAACCTCCCCGTTCCCGAGAAGTGGGAGGACGTCGCCAGCGAGCAGTGGGCCCTCAACCCGCCGCAGTACGGCATAGCCGACCCGACCAGGAGCACGTCCAACACGAGGATTTACCAGATCATCGTCCAGGCCTTCGGCTGGGACCAGGGCTGGCGCATCATGACCCTCATAGCGGCCAACTCCAAGATATACATGCAGAGTGACGCCGTCAGGGATGCCGTCATAAACGGCGAGATAGCGGCAGGAAACACCATCGACTTCTACGGCTACACCGCCATGCAGCAGAACCCCGACTGCCAGTACATAGTCCCGAAGGGAGAGAGCATCATCAACGGCGACCCGATAGCGCTCCTCAAGAACGCCCAGCACCCCGAGGCGGCCCAGGCCTTCATATACTGGGTCCTCACCGAGGGCCAGGCAGTCTGGATGAGCCCCGACGTCAACAGACTCCCGATCAACCCGAACATCTTCGATATGAAGATAACCAAGACCTACGCCGACGTCATATTCAAGGGCCAGCACGAGGGAGAGACCTACGGCCAGGTCAGGCCCGCCCTCAAGAAGGCCTACCAGGACGCCATAAACGCCGAAGGAATACCGTTCGATGACAAGCGCGCCCTTGAGACCGTCAGCGCGCTCCAGTACTACTTCAAGGCCACCCTCGTTGACCCGAACCAGAAGCTCCACGACGCCTGGGTTGCCATAGTGCAGGCGTACAAGGACGGCAAGATAACCAAGGAGCAGTTCGAGCAGCTCAAGGAAGAGCTCACCGCCCCGATACAGTTCAAGGACCCCGAGACCGGCCAGATGGTCACCTTCACCGAGGAGTACGCCAAGAAGATAAACGACAAGATAACCAAAGACAGGAACTTCCAGGACCAGCTCGTCCAGGAGTGGCGCCAGGCCGCCGGCAACAAGTACGACAAGGTCCTCCAGGACCTTCAGAGCATGACCGGTTGA